One Deefgea tanakiae genomic region harbors:
- a CDS encoding YitT family protein — MPHPPHTLLDDLQGMLSGVILVALGIQFFKQAGLLTGGATGLAFIVFYLGQLPYGLILFVLNLPFYIFAYRVMGKEFTLKTFACVASLALMTEWIPHLISFKTVNPIFAGLMGGLLAGVGILILIRHKASLGGVTVLALYLQKTKGWRAGHVQLMVDLGILAIGMLIVSWQQMAISIFSAFILNMVIATNHKTGRYMGM, encoded by the coding sequence ATGCCTCACCCACCTCATACTTTACTCGACGACTTACAAGGCATGCTCAGCGGCGTGATTTTAGTCGCGCTCGGGATTCAATTTTTTAAACAAGCAGGCTTACTCACTGGCGGCGCGACGGGTTTAGCCTTCATTGTCTTTTATTTAGGCCAGCTACCCTATGGCCTGATTTTATTTGTACTCAATTTGCCGTTTTACATCTTTGCCTATCGCGTGATGGGTAAAGAATTTACGCTCAAAACTTTTGCCTGCGTCGCTAGCCTCGCCTTGATGACCGAGTGGATCCCGCATTTGATTAGCTTTAAAACGGTCAATCCGATTTTTGCCGGGCTGATGGGCGGTTTGCTGGCCGGTGTGGGCATCTTAATTCTAATCAGGCACAAAGCCAGTCTGGGCGGCGTCACCGTATTAGCACTGTACTTGCAAAAAACCAAAGGCTGGCGGGCCGGCCACGTGCAACTGATGGTTGACCTCGGCATTTTAGCGATCGGCATGCTGATTGTGAGCTGGCAACAAATGGCGATTTCGATTTTTAGCGCTTTTATCCTTAATATGGTCATCGCGACCAATCACAAAACCGGTCGTTATATGGGAATGTAA